From Aquificota bacterium, one genomic window encodes:
- a CDS encoding biopolymer transporter ExbD — MRRRRLSYDERAYIDVVPLVDTLLAVFLFLALLAFQSPITFLAVKLPFAKEGEKVSLQVYRVQVLKEGKYMVNGKEASLEQIEEDLKNKKPKTMVIEADEDVAHKFVVALMDLGKKSGVENVLIGVRKR; from the coding sequence ATGAGGAGGAGAAGGCTTAGCTATGATGAGAGAGCTTATATAGATGTGGTGCCTCTCGTGGATACTCTTCTCGCCGTCTTTCTTTTCCTTGCCCTTTTGGCCTTCCAGTCTCCCATAACCTTCCTTGCGGTAAAGCTACCCTTTGCAAAGGAGGGTGAAAAGGTAAGCCTGCAAGTCTATAGAGTTCAGGTGCTAAAAGAGGGAAAGTATATGGTAAACGGAAAGGAGGCAAGCTTAGAACAGATAGAAGAAGACCTTAAAAATAAAAAGCCAAAGACCATGGTCATAGAGGCCGATGAGGATGTGGCGCATAAGTTCGTTGTAGCCCTCATGGACTTAGGAAAGAAAAGTGGTGTGGAGAATGTGCTAATAGGTGTAAGAAAAAGATGA
- the tgt gene encoding tRNA guanosine(34) transglycosylase Tgt: MFSFRVIKSDGKARLAELVTPHGRIETPVFMPVGTQGTVKAMLHKDLLEIGTQIILGNTYHLYLRPGVEIIKEAGGLHSFIGWQRPILTDSGGFQVFSLSRDRNKKSRVRVSDEGVEFRDHLAGDLHFFTPEKVIEIQEAFGSDIIMPLDECVEYPTTYAYAKMALERTIRWLDRSIEAKKREDQVLFGIVQGAFFEDLRVESALRTVERDLFGYAIGGLSVGEPKEIMYSMAEVVCDLLPWDRPRYLMGVGMPEDIIEAVARGVDMFDCVAPTRMARTGTLFTSQGKINIRNEKYKKDFTPPDPECDCYTCQNFTKAYLRHLFNAEEISAYVLNTIHNLRFYHRLMEDIRRSIKEGRFEEFRRSWYKAYC; encoded by the coding sequence ATGTTTTCCTTTAGAGTGATAAAGTCCGATGGAAAGGCAAGGCTCGCGGAGCTTGTAACGCCCCATGGCAGGATAGAAACGCCCGTCTTTATGCCCGTAGGAACCCAAGGAACGGTCAAGGCCATGCTTCATAAGGACCTTTTGGAGATAGGAACTCAGATAATCCTTGGAAACACCTACCATCTTTACCTCAGGCCTGGTGTGGAAATAATCAAGGAGGCAGGTGGACTTCATAGCTTTATTGGCTGGCAAAGGCCCATACTTACCGACAGCGGTGGCTTTCAGGTCTTTTCTCTTTCAAGGGATAGGAACAAAAAGTCAAGGGTGAGGGTGAGCGATGAGGGTGTTGAGTTCAGAGACCATCTGGCAGGAGACCTTCACTTCTTTACACCGGAGAAGGTAATAGAGATCCAAGAGGCCTTTGGCTCAGACATAATAATGCCCCTTGATGAATGCGTAGAATACCCAACCACCTACGCCTACGCCAAGATGGCCCTTGAGAGAACGATAAGGTGGCTTGACAGAAGCATAGAAGCGAAAAAAAGAGAAGACCAGGTGCTTTTTGGGATAGTGCAGGGCGCCTTCTTTGAGGACCTAAGGGTAGAATCGGCCTTGAGGACTGTGGAAAGAGACCTTTTTGGCTACGCCATCGGTGGCCTTTCTGTTGGTGAGCCAAAGGAGATAATGTATAGCATGGCAGAGGTTGTGTGCGACCTTCTGCCTTGGGATAGGCCCAGGTACCTTATGGGTGTAGGCATGCCGGAGGATATAATTGAAGCTGTGGCAAGGGGTGTGGATATGTTTGACTGTGTGGCGCCCACAAGGATGGCAAGGACTGGAACCCTTTTCACATCCCAAGGAAAGATAAACATAAGAAACGAAAAGTATAAAAAAGACTTTACACCACCAGACCCTGAGTGTGATTGTTATACCTGTCAAAACTTTACAAAGGCCTACCTTAGACATCTTTTTAACGCAGAGGAGATATCGGCCTACGTGCTAAACACCATCCATAACCTACGCTTTTATCACAGGCTTATGGAAGATATAAGAAGGTCCATAAAGGAGGGTAGGTTTGAGGAGTTTAGAAGGTCATGGTATAAGGCTTATTGTTAA
- the flgB gene encoding flagellar basal body rod protein FlgB gives MDIFKDVREVMPYLNYTWKRHKVILGNLANADTPNYKAKDVAFSLDVPENLKTTRDRHIKPTASEDFKVFEIRKRLTGNDLNDVSIEEEMAKLSQNRIAYEVYMRFATGSLEKLRTVIREGR, from the coding sequence ATGGATATATTCAAGGATGTAAGGGAGGTTATGCCCTACCTTAACTACACATGGAAAAGGCACAAGGTAATACTTGGCAACCTTGCCAATGCAGACACACCCAACTACAAGGCTAAGGATGTGGCTTTTAGCTTGGATGTACCCGAAAATCTTAAGACAACAAGAGATAGGCATATAAAGCCTACGGCTTCTGAAGATTTTAAGGTTTTTGAAATAAGGAAAAGGCTAACTGGCAACGACTTAAACGATGTTAGCATAGAGGAGGAGATGGCAAAACTAAGTCAAAACAGGATAGCCTATGAGGTTTATATGAGGTTTGCCACAGGAAGCCTTGAGAAGCTAAGAACGGTTATAAGGGAGGGAAGATGA
- a CDS encoding MotA/TolQ/ExbB proton channel family protein: MEGLINLLQKGGLAIYPLLFLSILSWAVIVERLMNMRPSNYRSRSFKDLKTLLASGDIDGAIKLLSTDSSHMAVVLKDLLQSYKEGKIKKEDIIKSLDFEISLLVPKLEKNLAILSTVASVAPLIGLFGTITGLIKVFSAFSVADPETAMPLLSKGISEALVAAATGLAVAIPALVAYWLFKIWGNNILSKIEEELFDMVRVL, encoded by the coding sequence ATGGAGGGACTTATAAACCTTTTGCAAAAAGGTGGTCTTGCCATATATCCTCTTCTTTTCCTTTCCATCCTTTCTTGGGCTGTTATAGTAGAAAGGCTTATGAACATGAGGCCATCCAACTACAGAAGCAGGTCCTTTAAGGACCTAAAAACCTTGCTTGCCAGCGGAGACATAGATGGTGCCATAAAGCTACTTTCAACAGACAGCTCCCATATGGCGGTGGTTTTAAAGGACCTCTTACAAAGCTACAAAGAGGGAAAGATAAAGAAGGAAGACATTATAAAAAGCCTGGATTTTGAAATCTCTCTTCTTGTGCCAAAGCTTGAAAAGAACTTGGCCATTCTTTCTACCGTGGCAAGCGTGGCACCTCTTATTGGCCTTTTTGGCACCATAACGGGGCTTATAAAAGTCTTTTCAGCCTTTTCCGTAGCAGACCCAGAGACGGCCATGCCTTTACTATCAAAAGGCATAAGTGAAGCCTTAGTGGCTGCAGCTACAGGCCTTGCGGTAGCCATACCAGCCCTTGTAGCTTATTGGCTTTTCAAAATCTGGGGCAACAACATACTAAGCAAGATAGAAGAAGAGCTTTTTGATATGGTGAGGGTGTTATGA
- a CDS encoding bifunctional oligoribonuclease/PAP phosphatase NrnA, with the protein MMEQNIPLIELLKEEKGPILIASHENPDADTLGSALALYLFLKKKGKNVVVGCKDKVPHFLDFLPGASDVIRLPVEDIFSLAIVVDASGFSRVNAEVKAFRRARIDHHIGGEFYGEYDYIDPDAPSTTSLIYRLLCAWDKSAIDEDIAENLYAGLATDTGFFKYSNTTAETFELAKELVELGAKPNWTYVNFAERESINKLRLISKVLETLTLHEDGLVAGITIFDRFFKETGCEYSDSEGLVNYPRSLEGVEVAYAIIEKPEEKIWKVSLRSKGKVDVAKIAEELGGGGHKYASGCKIKANSYEEAMDLLLKAIKRGLEREGLIKYAVGQKA; encoded by the coding sequence ATGATGGAGCAAAACATACCTCTTATAGAGCTTTTGAAGGAAGAAAAGGGTCCAATTCTAATAGCAAGCCATGAGAATCCGGATGCGGATACATTGGGTAGCGCCTTGGCCCTATACCTTTTCCTGAAGAAAAAGGGTAAAAATGTGGTGGTGGGTTGCAAGGATAAGGTGCCACACTTTTTGGACTTTTTACCTGGAGCAAGCGACGTTATAAGGCTTCCAGTGGAGGACATATTTAGCCTTGCCATAGTGGTTGATGCCAGTGGCTTTTCCCGTGTGAATGCGGAAGTAAAGGCCTTCAGAAGGGCAAGGATAGACCATCACATAGGTGGAGAGTTTTATGGAGAGTATGATTACATAGATCCCGATGCGCCCTCTACCACTTCTCTCATCTACAGGCTTTTGTGTGCTTGGGACAAGTCCGCCATAGATGAGGATATAGCGGAAAACCTTTATGCAGGCCTTGCTACCGATACGGGCTTTTTCAAATATTCTAATACTACTGCGGAGACCTTTGAGCTTGCAAAGGAGCTTGTAGAGCTTGGTGCAAAGCCCAATTGGACCTATGTAAACTTTGCAGAAAGGGAGAGTATAAACAAACTAAGGTTAATATCCAAGGTTTTGGAAACTCTTACCCTTCATGAAGATGGCCTTGTGGCAGGTATAACTATTTTTGATAGGTTTTTCAAAGAAACGGGGTGTGAGTATTCGGACAGCGAAGGCCTTGTTAACTATCCAAGGTCCCTTGAAGGAGTGGAGGTGGCTTATGCCATCATTGAAAAGCCAGAGGAGAAGATTTGGAAGGTATCACTTAGGTCCAAAGGTAAGGTGGATGTGGCAAAGATAGCAGAAGAACTGGGTGGTGGTGGCCACAAGTATGCCTCCGGTTGTAAGATAAAGGCTAACAGCTACGAGGAGGCTATGGACCTTCTTTTGAAGGCCATAAAGAGAGGCTTGGAAAGGGAAGGGCTAATAAAGTATGCCGTAGGCCAAAAGGCCTAA
- a CDS encoding tetratricopeptide repeat protein, with protein MRSLEGHGIRLIVKKILVLLLIFLLSFSAEREKSNLKLAQTYFYRGYIEYTQGNYSDAIGEFSKSYLADKEGYYGELSYLYIGIAYAQLSYKKGQKGGIASAIAFMNMYPYYYKKPTYLFLQREFIGYSYLLLGLYDKAKDIFLSLYKDTLRQDYLLNFLYADALSDGTNRELLNMIDPRSLTEKRYLYHLVKGFYAFRDGNYKETIKELSEAQSLNRYIEDDPEFLYRYAVSAFMEGDWRKAVFYFEQLDRKDMYRKYGESLDYYLALIYLMNKNYADAKRRVDKLMELNNVKTALLISQLWIFQDFLEKYGFKDYSYKKTLKSIAWRYLNSSYSIPAILGLYYYSLRDKKIEEESLFKLKNLDLKEEIVFQDIKVNTRPMLELLKGLMDKMDPYGKDANFLINLYSLNKGNYALLFGYEKLARAITYLGNTSMKDVVQRVEEPLRSFLLGQISLLEGSEEGLRMIESASKLLEGEDKKEALFIIGIYKKDIRLLESLLSEKLSPRLEPYLEPSLLELGDFYYARRDYNKAKEYYKKYLEIAQESYLYWLVAYKLAKAGELTKDQETISWVVKKAEMRDNIISRVILALWG; from the coding sequence TTGAGGAGTTTAGAAGGTCATGGTATAAGGCTTATTGTTAAAAAGATCCTTGTCCTTCTTTTAATATTTTTACTTTCCTTTTCTGCGGAAAGGGAAAAATCAAACCTTAAGCTTGCCCAAACATACTTTTACAGGGGCTATATAGAATACACTCAAGGCAACTATTCGGATGCCATTGGGGAGTTTAGCAAGTCATACCTTGCGGACAAAGAAGGCTACTATGGAGAACTATCCTACTTATACATAGGCATAGCTTATGCCCAACTTTCTTACAAAAAGGGACAAAAGGGAGGCATAGCCTCCGCCATAGCTTTCATGAATATGTATCCCTACTATTACAAAAAGCCTACCTACCTTTTCCTTCAAAGGGAGTTTATAGGATACTCTTACCTGCTCCTTGGTTTGTATGACAAAGCCAAGGACATATTCTTGAGCCTTTACAAAGATACCTTAAGGCAGGACTATCTTTTGAATTTCCTCTATGCCGATGCCCTATCGGATGGAACTAACAGAGAACTTCTAAACATGATAGACCCAAGAAGCCTCACAGAAAAAAGATACTTATACCACTTGGTTAAAGGTTTTTATGCCTTTAGGGATGGAAATTACAAGGAGACGATAAAAGAACTTTCGGAAGCCCAAAGCCTAAACAGATACATTGAAGATGACCCAGAGTTTTTGTATAGGTATGCGGTAAGTGCCTTTATGGAAGGTGATTGGAGGAAAGCTGTCTTTTACTTTGAACAGCTGGACAGAAAAGACATGTACAGAAAGTATGGTGAATCTTTGGATTATTACCTTGCGCTCATATACCTTATGAACAAGAACTATGCGGATGCAAAAAGGAGAGTGGATAAACTAATGGAGCTTAACAATGTGAAGACAGCCCTTCTCATATCTCAACTTTGGATTTTCCAAGACTTTTTAGAAAAGTATGGTTTTAAGGATTATAGCTATAAAAAAACTCTAAAGTCCATAGCATGGCGCTACTTAAACAGCTCTTACTCCATACCAGCCATCTTAGGCCTTTACTACTACAGTCTAAGAGATAAAAAGATTGAAGAAGAAAGCCTTTTTAAGTTAAAAAATCTTGACCTAAAAGAGGAAATAGTTTTTCAAGACATAAAGGTAAATACAAGGCCTATGCTTGAGCTTTTAAAAGGCCTTATGGATAAGATGGACCCCTATGGCAAAGACGCAAACTTTTTGATAAATCTTTATTCCTTAAATAAGGGAAACTACGCCCTCCTCTTTGGGTATGAAAAGCTGGCAAGAGCCATAACCTACCTTGGAAACACATCCATGAAGGATGTTGTCCAAAGGGTGGAAGAGCCATTAAGGAGCTTTTTGCTTGGACAGATAAGCCTTTTGGAAGGTTCAGAAGAAGGGTTAAGGATGATTGAAAGTGCTTCCAAGCTTTTGGAAGGAGAGGACAAAAAAGAAGCCCTTTTTATAATTGGTATATACAAAAAGGATATAAGGCTTTTGGAGAGCCTCCTTAGTGAAAAGCTTTCTCCCAGATTAGAACCTTACCTTGAGCCATCCCTTTTGGAGCTTGGCGATTTTTACTATGCGAGAAGAGACTACAATAAGGCAAAAGAATACTACAAAAAATACCTTGAAATAGCACAAGAAAGCTACCTTTACTGGCTTGTTGCCTATAAGCTTGCCAAGGCTGGAGAGCTTACTAAGGACCAAGAAACTATAAGCTGGGTTGTAAAAAAGGCAGAAATGAGAGATAATATAATAAGCAGGGTTATATTAGCCCTTTGGGGGTAA
- a CDS encoding YdcF family protein → MFFLKKLFSFLILPPALFILLFLTIFFLSKRRLINLLALFGALSLYLLSVEPVKDALYKPLEDKYPVPQSVDVDALVVLGGGSYNTGILKEDSMKRLLTGFILHKKYGLPIILSGGASVGRLPEAEIMKQLLEELGVDRRSIITEVRSRDTYENALYVKEICQQHGFKKIALITSAYHMPRAMETFKSVGLDVLPYPTDFKQDKKYTLYSFIPRMSVLNDSYKALREHLGLLAYGILY, encoded by the coding sequence ATCTTTTTCTTAAAAAAGCTTTTTAGCTTTTTGATCCTTCCACCTGCGCTTTTTATCCTACTTTTTTTAACCATATTCTTCTTGTCAAAAAGAAGGCTTATAAACCTTTTGGCCCTTTTTGGAGCCCTCAGTCTATATCTGCTTTCGGTAGAACCAGTCAAAGATGCTCTTTACAAGCCCTTGGAAGACAAATACCCTGTGCCACAGAGTGTGGATGTGGATGCCCTTGTGGTCCTCGGTGGTGGCTCTTACAACACAGGCATACTCAAAGAAGACTCCATGAAAAGGCTTCTCACAGGCTTTATACTTCACAAAAAGTATGGACTTCCTATCATACTTTCCGGGGGCGCCAGCGTAGGAAGGCTTCCCGAGGCTGAAATCATGAAACAACTGCTTGAAGAGCTTGGTGTGGACAGAAGAAGTATAATCACAGAGGTAAGAAGTAGGGATACCTACGAAAATGCCTTGTATGTAAAGGAGATATGCCAACAGCACGGCTTTAAAAAAATAGCCCTTATCACCTCAGCCTACCATATGCCAAGGGCTATGGAGACCTTCAAAAGTGTAGGGCTTGATGTTCTCCCTTATCCCACCGATTTTAAACAGGACAAAAAATACACCCTATACAGCTTCATTCCTCGTATGAGCGTACTAAACGACAGCTACAAGGCACTAAGGGAACACTTAGGCCTTTTGGCCTACGGCATACTTTATTAG
- the ileS gene encoding isoleucine--tRNA ligase produces MRNYAETLNLPKTEFPMKANLPEREPQILEKWKSLYTKLKERNKEKKTFVLHDGPPYANGHIHIGHALNKILKDVIVKYRLLSGFDVDFVPGWDCHGLPIEQQVEKELKEKKLSKEALGKVAFRRLCREYANRFVNIQRDEFVRLGVLANWENPYITMDPAYQAQEIRELGRIFSKGMVVRSKKPVYWCIYDKTAEAEAEVEYYDKEDPSIYVKFPLKDYEKTYLLIWTTTPWTLPANLGVMVGEEYTYAFWKVGEETYVVAKDVLESLRSLVGSEGEVLKEVKGTELVGLEYYAPYGDRINKVYPSEFVELSTGTGLVHMAPGHGREDYMVGLRYGLEPFAPLNDEGRFTKEAPEFIRGKRVFEANPLIIEDLQSRELLLYKGTIRHSYPHCWRCKNPVIFRATPQWFISMEAKANGKSLREKSLEEIEKVQWIPTYGKNRIASMVENRPDWCISRQRYWGVPITVFYCRSCGHVVAEEEVFERIARLVESSPEGADLWFEKSPKELLPEGYRCPKCGSEEFVKEEDILDVWFDSGSSHAFVLRKRGIEKADLYLEGSDQHRGWFQASLLESVASYGHAPYKAVLTHGFTVDEQGRKMSKSLGNVVSPQEVIKQYGADILRLWVVSEDYTEDVRLGKNIIQRLVEDYKKIRNTIRFLLGNLYDYRPEDAVAFEELHHFDRWMLSYLQKVLQEVHQHYQSYAFHRVYHLIRNFCSVELSSLYLDVLKDRLYIYAPDSWERRSAQTVLYHLAEALITSIAPFLSFTAEETWEHLRSINPQLPESVFMHSIPTPRKELIDETLLKDYQLLISLREDVMKAIELARKDKAINHPYEAQVFLWGEGLEVAKSYEDYLKYFFTVSSVKFEEGGAYKVDGEAVKGVKVGVSRAEGSKCPRCWLYYPEEEFEGEVCKRCASVLQRI; encoded by the coding sequence ATGCGAAACTATGCAGAAACTCTAAACCTTCCAAAAACAGAATTTCCTATGAAGGCAAACCTTCCAGAAAGGGAGCCACAAATACTGGAAAAGTGGAAAAGCCTTTATACAAAGCTAAAGGAAAGGAATAAAGAGAAAAAAACCTTTGTGTTGCACGATGGACCGCCCTATGCCAACGGCCACATACACATAGGCCATGCACTAAACAAGATTTTAAAGGATGTGATCGTAAAATACAGGCTACTTTCTGGCTTTGATGTGGATTTTGTGCCGGGCTGGGACTGCCATGGCCTACCCATAGAACAGCAGGTAGAAAAAGAATTAAAGGAGAAAAAGCTTTCAAAGGAAGCCCTTGGTAAGGTGGCCTTTAGGAGGCTATGTAGGGAATATGCCAACAGGTTTGTAAATATTCAAAGGGATGAGTTTGTAAGGTTAGGTGTGCTTGCAAACTGGGAAAATCCTTATATAACAATGGACCCGGCCTATCAGGCTCAGGAGATAAGGGAGCTTGGAAGGATCTTCAGTAAAGGTATGGTTGTAAGAAGCAAAAAACCTGTCTATTGGTGTATATACGATAAGACGGCGGAAGCCGAGGCGGAGGTAGAGTACTATGATAAGGAAGACCCAAGCATATATGTGAAGTTCCCACTAAAGGACTATGAAAAGACCTACCTTCTCATATGGACCACCACGCCTTGGACACTGCCCGCCAACCTTGGCGTAATGGTAGGCGAAGAATACACCTACGCCTTTTGGAAGGTGGGTGAAGAGACTTATGTGGTGGCAAAGGACGTGCTTGAAAGTTTAAGGTCCTTGGTAGGCTCAGAAGGTGAGGTTTTAAAAGAGGTAAAAGGAACAGAACTTGTGGGCCTTGAGTATTACGCTCCCTACGGAGATAGGATAAATAAAGTTTATCCCTCAGAGTTTGTGGAGCTTTCCACTGGTACGGGCCTGGTGCATATGGCACCGGGGCATGGTAGAGAGGACTATATGGTAGGCCTTAGGTATGGCCTTGAGCCTTTCGCTCCTTTGAATGATGAGGGCAGGTTCACTAAAGAGGCGCCAGAGTTCATAAGGGGCAAAAGGGTCTTTGAAGCAAATCCACTCATAATTGAAGACTTGCAGTCAAGGGAACTATTGCTTTATAAGGGCACCATAAGGCACTCTTATCCCCATTGTTGGAGGTGTAAAAACCCTGTCATCTTTAGGGCCACTCCCCAGTGGTTTATAAGCATGGAAGCAAAGGCAAATGGCAAAAGCCTAAGGGAAAAGAGCCTTGAGGAGATAGAGAAGGTCCAATGGATACCCACCTACGGGAAAAACCGCATAGCCTCCATGGTGGAAAACAGGCCAGACTGGTGCATATCAAGACAGAGGTATTGGGGAGTTCCTATAACGGTCTTTTATTGCAGATCCTGCGGGCATGTGGTAGCAGAAGAAGAGGTCTTTGAAAGGATAGCAAGGCTTGTGGAGAGTTCTCCAGAGGGTGCAGACCTTTGGTTTGAGAAAAGTCCAAAGGAGCTTCTTCCCGAGGGCTACAGGTGTCCAAAGTGTGGATCAGAAGAGTTTGTAAAAGAAGAGGACATACTTGACGTTTGGTTTGATTCTGGCTCTTCCCATGCCTTTGTGCTAAGGAAAAGGGGCATAGAAAAAGCAGACCTCTACCTTGAAGGTTCAGACCAGCATAGGGGCTGGTTTCAGGCATCTCTTCTTGAGTCGGTGGCAAGCTACGGGCATGCTCCCTATAAGGCTGTGCTTACCCACGGCTTTACGGTAGATGAGCAGGGAAGGAAAATGTCCAAGTCTTTGGGCAATGTGGTATCACCGCAGGAGGTAATAAAGCAGTACGGTGCTGATATTCTAAGGCTTTGGGTGGTTTCAGAAGACTACACAGAAGATGTGAGGCTTGGAAAGAACATCATACAAAGGCTTGTGGAAGACTACAAAAAGATAAGGAACACCATAAGGTTCCTTTTGGGAAACCTCTATGACTACAGGCCGGAGGATGCTGTAGCCTTTGAAGAACTCCATCACTTTGATAGGTGGATGCTTTCCTATCTTCAGAAGGTCTTACAAGAAGTCCATCAACACTACCAAAGCTACGCCTTTCATAGGGTTTACCATCTTATAAGGAACTTCTGCTCTGTGGAGCTTTCAAGCCTATACCTTGATGTGCTAAAGGACAGGCTATACATATATGCGCCAGACAGCTGGGAAAGGAGGTCTGCCCAGACGGTACTTTACCACCTTGCGGAAGCTTTAATAACATCCATAGCGCCCTTTTTGAGCTTTACTGCGGAGGAGACATGGGAACACTTGAGGAGTATAAACCCCCAATTGCCCGAAAGCGTCTTTATGCACTCCATACCCACACCAAGAAAGGAGCTAATAGATGAAACTCTTTTAAAAGACTACCAACTCCTCATAAGCCTAAGGGAAGATGTGATGAAGGCCATAGAACTGGCAAGAAAGGACAAGGCTATAAACCACCCTTATGAGGCCCAAGTCTTCCTCTGGGGAGAGGGCTTAGAGGTGGCTAAGAGCTATGAGGACTATCTTAAATACTTCTTTACCGTAAGCTCTGTAAAGTTTGAAGAGGGTGGAGCATACAAGGTAGATGGCGAAGCTGTAAAGGGTGTAAAGGTGGGAGTGTCAAGGGCAGAAGGTAGCAAATGCCCAAGATGCTGGCTGTATTATCCAGAAGAAGAGTTTGAAGGAGAGGTATGCAAAAGGTGTGCAAGCGTGCTTCAAAGGATATAA